From Nitrospinota bacterium:
TGGTTTGATGATGGTACCCTAAAATTTTCGCGCCACGCTCCAATTCCTCCGGATCCAGAGATCCATCCTGTTCAATTAGATTTTTAGCTTCCAGAAAATGCTTGAGCTTTAATTTTGGTTTCTTCTTTACCTTAAAACCGGAATGAGCATGCCCAAGAACATAAATCGGTTCATGCTCGTAAAAACACCTTTCAAGAAAGCGGATTCTATTTGAAAACACCAGGAAGGTTTTCCCATTTAAACCTTTTTAATTTATTCCGGTTTTCTGAAAGCACCTGGACCAAAGCTGGTGGCAATTGATCCAACCTGTTGGATTGCTCTAAATATCATCGCAAAAGATCGACTTAACCAGCATCTGCCAGCCGCAAATCAACTAGCTTTATCTCCAGCTTTTCCCTTCCATTCCAGGTGTTGAGGTTGATTTCGTAGGCAATATCAAAGGTTTCTGTGGCAACCTCGACCGAATCAAAAACCTCGGCAAGCCCGAAGCCGACACCTTCAATCCGCCCACTTCCCTGCCGGACCCGGAAACGTACATGGTTTTTTTCTTTACCAATTTGTTTAACTTCCTGAAATTGCACACCCTGAGATAGAAAGCAAGGGACCGGGTTCTCAGCACCAAAGGGTTCAAGCAAAGCCAGTCGACTGTAAAAAGACAGGTCAATTTCATCAAGACGCAAAACAGTATCCACACCCACTTCAGGAATCAAATCTTCTTCATTCAAATGCCGGTGTCCCACCTCATTCATGGCATTGCGAAACGCTTCTACCTGGTCCTCTTTGATAGTGAGACCGGCGGCATAAGCATGCCCTCCAAATTGCAAAAGATGTTCGCCACAATCCGTGAACGCCTTGAACAAATTAAACTTTGGGATACTGCGTCCAGAGCCTTTCCCCTGATCTCCCTCTATAGCAATGAGAACTGTGGGCCGGTGATATTTATCCACCATACGGGAAGCGGCAATACCGATCACACCCGGATGAAAAATCTCTGATGCCAGCACAATCACCCGGTCCTTTTTAATATCGACTTCGTTCCGGAATAATTCCTCCGCTTCCGCTACCGTTTCTTCCTGAATGTCTTTTCGTTCCTTGTTAGTGAGTTCCAGTTCCCTGGCCAGGGATTTTGCTTCTTTTAAATCTGTAGACGTGAGCAAATGCAGACCACTGTCGGCTCGACCCAGCCTTCCAGCGGCATTGAGACGTGGACCAAGACCAAAACCTACCGAACGCGCATCAACATTCCCCACAATTCCTGCGGTTTCTTTCAGAGCGACTAATCCGGGTTTAGCAGTGACGGATAACATTTCGAGCCCATGCAAAGTCAGAATGTGGTTCTCACCGGTTAACGGTGCTACATCAGCGATGGTTCCCAGGGCAAGCAAATCCAAATGACGTTTCAAATTAGGCAGGCTTTCTTTGGGCCAGCCCTCCATATACAGTCTCTTACGCACAGCTATGGCGAGTTTGAAAGCCAGGCCCACTCCACTCAAAAAACGGTAAGGATAATTGCAATCCGCTCGATGGGGATTGAGAACGGCAACTGCCGGGGGCAAACCTTCCTCACCCACTTGATGATGGTCGGTCACAATAACATCCAATCCGATTTCATTCGCCAGCGCCACCTCTTTCACACCGGTAATACCGCAATCAGCAGTGATCATCAAATTGGCACCACTCTCACGAATTTTACGAACAGCTTCAGAGTTAAGTCCATAGCCTTCTGATTGGCGTTCAGGCAAATAGGCTTCGACCGGACAATTGAGATCGCGGAAAAAATGAGTGAGAAAAGCTGCNNNNNNNNNNNNNNNNNNNNNNNNNNNNNNNNNNNNNNNNNNNNNNNNNNNNNNNNNNNNNNNNNNNNNNNNNNNNNNNNNNNNNNNNNNNNNNNNNAATTGGCACCACTCTCACGAATTTTACGAACAGCTTCAGAGTTAAGTCCATAGCCTTCTGATTGGCGTTCAGGCAAATAGGCTTCGACCGGACAATTGAGATCGCGGAAAAAATGAGTGAGAAAAGCTGCAGAAGTGACCCCATCGACATCGTAATCACAAAATACAGTGATGGATTCTTTTTTCTCAAAGGCATGGATCACCCGGTCTACAGCCTGCTGCATACCATTCATTAAAAACGGATCATGCAAACGGGCGAAATCTGCCTCCAAAAAATCCTTTGCCGACTCTTTAGTTGTAACGCCTCTATTCGCAAGAAGAGCTGCGATTGCTTTTGGCAACTGGAGTTCCGTCTCCAGCATCGACACCGTATCTAAAGCTGACTCGGCCTGACACCATTTTTTATTCAATAAAGAGAGCATAAGATTAACAATCAAGAAATTTGGTCACTCGGCCTTTGACCTGTGTGCAAAAATTCATTTAGCAAAAGGAAACCATTGCTACTGGTCCATTCCCAGTCACTCACTGATGTATTCCGTAACGCCCTTGAAGGTTCGGCGGTGAATCGGGCATGGGCCATGCTCGGCGATCAAATCCCGATGCAGTTTGGTGCCATAACCTTTATGCCGGGTAAATTCATATTGTGGATATAGATTATGATAATCATCCATGATACGGTCTCGAGTCACTTTCGCCAGAACCGAAGCCGCAGCGATAGAAAAACTTTTCGAGTCTCCTTTCACAATCGGCCACTGCTCAATGGAAGAATCTATTTTCTGGTTTCCATCAATGAGCAGCAGGTCGGGTCCTTTTGATAATTTTTCAACTGCCTGTTTCATGGCCAACCTTGCCGACTGAAGAATGTTGATCTCGTCAATCACTTCCCGATCAATCACAGATACCCCGTGGACCATTTTTTGCAGTATGGGAAAAAGTTGTTCACGTTTTGAAGCTGAAAGTTTTTTTGAATCATCCAACCCTTCAAAATCAACATCAATTGGCAAAACCACAGCAGCTGCCACAACAGGGCCTGCTAAAGGACCCCGACCTGCTTCATCCACACCGGCGACTAATTTATATCCCTGGTCCCGGGCTTTTAATTCATATTTCCACAAATCCTGTTTCATAGGCAAAGCATATGATATTCCCTCTATAGACGCAACCACTAGACTTAAATCAAAAACTGTCTCAACAGCGGTGGTTGAAAACCACATCATGGCCTTCTATAATTAATGCATGCTTAAAACATTTAAAATAATTCTTACGACTGTATTCATAACCGCCTGCGCTACCACACCGGTTTCTGAAAGGCAGGCATTGATTCTAATTCCCGAGTCCCAGGAAATCGCATTCGGCAAACAAGCATACCAACAAGCACTTAAAGACCAGAAGGAATCAGACAACACTCATTTGAAGCAGGTGCTGCAGCGTGTTGGCACTCGCATCGCGGAAGTTAGCGATATGCCCAAACTCGATTGGGAATTCAAGTTGATCGAATCGGATGAGAAAAACGCTTTTGCGCTCCCGGGAGGTAAAGTCGCGGTGTACACCGGCATGCTTCGGATCTGCAAAAACGAAGCGGGGCTGGCAACAGTGTTGAGTCACGAAATCGCCCATGTGATAGCGCGGCATGGAGCCCAGAGAATGTCTCAACAGCTTCTGATAAGCGGAGCCATGATAGGCGCAAGCATCAGCCTGAGAAACAACACCCAGCGGAGAATCATCATGAGTGCATTGGGGCTGGGGGTTTTATATGGAATCACCCTGCCTTTCAGTCGAGGTGATGAGGGGGAAGCGGATCAAATAGGATTGATCTATATGGCTAAAGCTGGATACGATCCTGAAGAGGCGATTCAGTTCTGGCAACGGTTCAGTAATGTAAAAAAAGGTAATGAACCACCTGAGTGGGCCTCCACTCACCCTGCTGACAAGACGCGAATAGCAGGATTAAAGTCCCACCTTTCTCTCGCTAAATATAAATATCAGAATTCCAAACTGAAGCACGGACTGGGCGAGACTTTTAACCTCCCCGCAGAGAAAACAGATGACACAGAACCAGAAAGACCCAAACCCGTACCCGGAGTTTCTGTAGAAACTTTGGCACCCTGAGTTTATATAAGGACTGGCAAACGTAAGTCACCATTTATTTATAGCGTTCAATCAGAGAACACAGCCCAAAGCAGTCATTGGGCCAAACAAAATATTTGGTTCGTGTAGTTTCCGGATGGATTTATGTTTGACGTCAACCGAATGTGTACCGATTGAGCTGAAAAGCTAAGAGATACTTTCTGTTAAACTTTCCATAAAGGAGATTATTATGAATAAGAAAGTATCGAGTGAATCAGTGGTTAAGGACATCCGTCGCAGAAGACTCTGAGCTTTCTATTCGCCAGACCTTGAGGGAGGTGGGCTTTTTCTCAGAACCATGTTCCGAGCTATTAAAACTTTTGAGTCAGGTATCGTGAATTTCTAAAAATTTATCTCAAATGAAGTTTTACATTTTTTGCCGTAAGACCTTTTTCGTTATTTGTAATTTCATATTCGACCGGCTGGCCTGAACCCAAAGTCTTGTATCCATCAATCTGAATTTCAGAGAAGTGGACGAAAACCTCACCGTGCTCGTCACACTGAATAAACCCATAGCCTTTATTATTACTAAACCACTTAACCGTCCCCTTGTATATTTGTGTGATTTCTATCATCGAAGTAAAAATTGTTTTTTAAGACTCATCCTGCACTTTCTTGGCTGAAGTAATACCTAAAAACTCTCCTGCTTCGCTAGTAACGGCTATATGCTCAACATTATTCTGCAACATGAGAGTAGTGGCTTTGTGTTTGTGCTCATCTGCCCTGATGATGCATAATGGCTCCATGAAATCCGTTACGGGTGCGTCTGAGTGATCCTCAAGTATGTTTGCCAAACTAACAATGCCTATATATTTCTCATCCTTTTTCACAAAAGCATATTCTTTGCCCAGATTAATGAGTTTCATGATGGCATCAAAGGTTGTCATTTGATGGTCCAATGTCGGTGACGGTGATGCTATCTCCCCAATGAAAGGCATAGAAAAAGACTCCTGCAATGGGTCATACTTATGACCTTTAGCTTAAAAGGCCCTCTTTAAAGTTTTTGGAATTAACCAAGGGAAGGTTGTATTGCGAACCACGATACATGGTTATTTCTCCCCAATACTCAAACCATATTCAAATGCAAAAAAATTAAAACTGTACTGATGTAAAAAAAACTACTGTATATGAATTAAACTGGCTCAGCATAAGATATCGGACAACCAAACATATGTTTGGTTATAATAATTTTTTTAGCACTAACCAAACTGTCTGGCAATACCTGAAAGTAAGTAGTTTGGCTAAATTTACAGAATTGTAACAATGAATGGAGGGGGTATAAATCAATGCTCTTCTGTGAGCAGTAAAACTTCAAGTCCCCCGCCAGGGGGACCTTTTTTTTAGTTAATTTGAAACTGGTAAGAGAGGAAGATAGAAAGACGTGAGAGAGCTTGAAAATGCTCAGGCATTTTTGGCAGCAGCTTTTGCGGCTTTCGCTTTTTTGCCACGGGTCTTGGTCTTTTTNNNNNNNNNNNNNNNNNNNNNNNNNNNNNNNNNNNNNNNNNNNNNNNNNNNNNNNNNNNNNNNNNNNNNNNNNNNNNNNNNNNNNNNNNNNNNNNNNNNNTTTTTAGTTAATTTGAAACTGGTAAGAGAGGAAGATAGAAAGACGTGAGAGAGCTTGAAAATGCTCAGGCATTTTTGGCAGCAGCTTTTGCGGCTTTCGCTTTTTTGCCACGGGTCTTGGTCTTTTTCGCCTTGGTCGTTGGACGGGCTGTCTTGAGTTCTTTCAGGCGAGCCGCCTTACCACGCAGTTCGCGCAGATAATAAAGTTTGGCCTGGCGCACCTTGGCACGTCTAACAATCTCAATTTTTTCGACTCTGGGGGAATGAAACGGGAATATGCGTTCAACCCCAATGCCGAAAGAAATTTTACGAACGGTGAGTGTCTTTCGAACCCCGCCGCCACGCATTTTAATGACCACGCCTTCGATCACCTGAATACGTTCTTTTTCACCCTCAACAATGCGCATGTGCACCTTGACGGTGTCGCCGATATGTACATCGGCAACATCCTTTTTCATTTCTTTTGCTTCAATCTGATCAACTAAATTCATGAACCTCTCTCCTTCGGGTACTATAATTAACTGATTTATTATTTTTGATTCCTTATCAAGATCCGCTTCTACCTAAAAGGCGGTCTAATATAATTGCTATCGCTCCTCTTACCGGCAGGTGATTGAACCCGCTATTGCCTTTAATAGGTTCCAACACGCAATCAGCATTAAGGATCAGGTTTTTTTCCAGCCCCCAACCTGTACCAAAAACCAGAAGCGTTGGGCCATTCTTTTGCAATTGCTCTTTCAGGGCCTCGAACCCAATGCTGTTAGGCACCTGCCTGGCTCCGGTGACCACTACGCAGGGTTTTTCTCCGCTCTGCTCAGTCAATTCGACAACCGCATCATCCAAACTTTTTATGACCCTGGTTTTCAGCAGCGCTTCTTTTCGACTCGGGTTGTATTCCGCCCCACGCCCTTTAAGCCAGTGCCCCACCAACCTTTCGACAAGTTCCTGCTGGGTCTTTAAAGGCGTTACCACATAAAAACCGCCTATACCATATGTCCGGCAAATGCGCGAAATATCGTGCACATCCAAAGTTGTGACAGACGATACCACAACTTCTCCGGATTTGTTATAGACGGGAAAGTGGACCAGCGCCAGGTGTATATTCGAGTATTGCGCCTTATCCAAAACCAACCTGCATCAAATCCGTTTATCTTTGTCGAGCAGGTCGGGTCTAACCTGCGCGGTTTTTTTTAACGCTTCCGCTTTTTGCCAGTCGCGTATTTTTTTTGGATCACCAGAAACCAGAATTTCCGGAACCTTGAATCCCTGATAATCACGAGGCCGGGTATATTGCGGGTACTCCAACAATCCATCGTGGAAAGATTCTTCCACCACCGACTCCGGGTCGCCCAGAACTCCCGGCAACAATCTTGATACGGCTTCAACGAGAACCATAGCCGGAAGTTCGCCACCGGTTAAAACATAATCACCAATAGAAATCACCTCGTCTACATAATGTAGACGAACCCGTTCGTCAATGCCTTCGTACCGACCACAAACCAGAGTCAGACCAGGTAAGCGCGAAAGCTCCCACGCTTTGCCCTGGTTAAAAGGCTGACCTGACGGGGATAATAGTATCGTCCGGGTATCGGGGACTTCCTTTTTAACCGCGTCAAGAGCGCGGGCGATGGGTTCTACATTCATGACCATCCCCACCCCGCCTCCAAAAGGAGTATCATCCACCTTCCTGTGCTTATTCAGGCTGTAGTCGCGCAAATCATGAAGGTGAATATCAAGCAACCCTTCTTCGCACGCCCGCTGGATAATACTATCTCCAAAAGGAGACTCAAACATCCCCGGAAAAATACTGACAATGTCAAACCGGAGTGTCCTCAAACAAACCCTCAATACGATGAAAAATCAGTTTTTTCTTTTCCAGGTCAATGGACTTGACCACTGAATCGATCATGGGAAGCATCCATTCACGATCCCCGTTTTTCACTACATATACATCATTGCTCCCCGTAGGGATAATTTCATCAATGACACCATAGAGTCGACCTTCATCATCGAAGACTTCAAGGCCTTCAATCTCAAATCTGTAATACTCTCCCTCCGGCAGAGGCTTAAGACATTCCCGGTCCGCCAAAACTTCTTTTCCGGTTAGAAGCTTTGCCGAGTCTATATCGTCAATACCTTCAAGCTTGATAATGAAAGGAACGTTCGCGCCACGAATTGATTGAACCTTAAATTCCTTTTTCTCCAATCGCACCTTCTGACCACATAAAGAACCGGCTTCTTCCGGGTCATGAGGAAAAAACTTCAACTCTCCTTTCAGGCCATGGGTTCGAGCAAGCTTGCCAAACGAAATCCAGTTCATATCACTCAATAATTTCCAGCACAGCCCTTTTTTTCAATTTGGTTGCTGTTGCATTAAGGATCGTGCGCATGGCCCGGGCAGTTTTTCCCTGTTTGCCAATGACCTTTCCCAAGTCTTCTTTTGCGACTCTCAGTTCCAGTACAGTAGTTTTTTCGCCTTCCACTTCCTGCAAGTCTACTTCTTCAGGCTTGTCCACTAATGACTTCGCAATCATCAAGATGAGATCTTTCACAATAACCTCCCAGTTCACAGGAAACGAACTTTTGCATGATGAAGAGCAACAGAAAATATTGATCTCAGTTCGCGCAATTGTGAAAATCGTGGTTTTGCGAAATGATTGAGCCTACGCCTCGACCCCGGCCTTTTTGAACAGAGCACCTACGGTTTTACTGGGCTTGGCACCTTTTTTCAGCCAGGCCTGAGCTTTTTCAGCGTTAACCTTACAGCCCTCTTCTTCCTTTAGAGGATCATAGGTTCCAAGAATCTCAAGAAACCTACCATCTCTTGGCATTCGGGAATCCGCGGCCACAATCCGGTAAAAGGGTTTCTTTTTTGCTCCTCGTCGAGTTAATCGAATTACAACTGCCAATGTACTTTCTCCTAGGTTACGGGCATTGCCCGGTAAAGATGGCATTAATAAAACGCCAATGAATAAAATAAAAATACTTAAATGATTTCAGGCAACAGGGTGTCAAAAAAAATATTAAGGAAACCGACCCGGCATTCCCCGCCCACCCATCAAACTGCCAAAATTCATACCACCGCCACGGGAAACTTTTTTCATCATCTTTTGCATTTGCGCAAACTGCTTCAAGAGTTTGTTCACATCATTGACCCGGGTGCCGCTTCCCTGAGCAATCCTTCGTTTCCTGCTGGCGTTGATGATGTTATGTTTTTCGCGTTCCTTAACCGTCATGGAGTTGATAATCGCTTCGACCTGAACAAAGGCGCGGTCATCAATTTTTAAACCTTTTGTCAGCTTGCCTGCGCCGGGAATCATCCCCAGCAACTGCTCCATCGACCCCATTTTCTGGACCTGTTTGAGCTGGTCTCGAAAATCTTCCAGGGTGAAGGCGTTGCGCTTGATTTTTTTCTCTAATTTTTCCTGCTCTTCCTTTTCAAAATTCTGCTCCGCCTTTTCGACCAG
This genomic window contains:
- the rimM gene encoding 16S rRNA processing protein RimM — translated: MNWISFGKLARTHGLKGELKFFPHDPEEAGSLCGQKVRLEKKEFKVQSIRGANVPFIIKLEGIDDIDSAKLLTGKEVLADRECLKPLPEGEYYRFEIEGLEVFDDEGRLYGVIDEIIPTGSNDVYVVKNGDREWMLPMIDSVVKSIDLEKKKLIFHRIEGLFEDTPV
- the rplS gene encoding 50S ribosomal protein L19, coding for MNLVDQIEAKEMKKDVADVHIGDTVKVHMRIVEGEKERIQVIEGVVIKMRGGGVRKTLTVRKISFGIGVERIFPFHSPRVEKIEIVRRAKVRQAKLYYLRELRGKAARLKELKTARPTTKAKKTKTRGKKAKAAKAAAKNA
- a CDS encoding RNA methyltransferase; amino-acid sequence: MALVHFPVYNKSGEVVVSSVTTLDVHDISRICRTYGIGGFYVVTPLKTQQELVERLVGHWLKGRGAEYNPSRKEALLKTRVIKSLDDAVVELTEQSGEKPCVVVTGARQVPNSIGFEALKEQLQKNGPTLLVFGTGWGLEKNLILNADCVLEPIKGNSGFNHLPVRGAIAIILDRLLGRSGS
- a CDS encoding cold shock domain-containing protein, producing MIEITQIYKGTVKWFSNNKGYGFIQCDEHGEVFVHFSEIQIDGYKTLGSGQPVEYEITNNEKGLTAKNVKLHLR
- a CDS encoding ribonuclease HII, giving the protein MWKYELKARDQGYKLVAGVDEAGRGPLAGPVVAAAVVLPIDVDFEGLDDSKKLSASKREQLFPILQKMVHGVSVIDREVIDEINILQSARLAMKQAVEKLSKGPDLLLIDGNQKIDSSIEQWPIVKGDSKSFSIAAASVLAKVTRDRIMDDYHNLYPQYEFTRHKGYGTKLHRDLIAEHGPCPIHRRTFKGVTEYISE
- a CDS encoding KH domain-containing protein; the protein is MKDLILMIAKSLVDKPEEVDLQEVEGEKTTVLELRVAKEDLGKVIGKQGKTARAMRTILNATATKLKKRAVLEIIE
- the rpsP gene encoding 30S ribosomal protein S16; translation: MAVVIRLTRRGAKKKPFYRIVAADSRMPRDGRFLEILGTYDPLKEEEGCKVNAEKAQAWLKKGAKPSKTVGALFKKAGVEA
- a CDS encoding CBS domain-containing protein, with protein sequence MPFIGEIASPSPTLDHQMTTFDAIMKLINLGKEYAFVKKDEKYIGIVSLANILEDHSDAPVTDFMEPLCIIRADEHKHKATTLMLQNNVEHIAVTSEAGEFLGITSAKKVQDES
- the recJ gene encoding single-stranded-DNA-specific exonuclease RecJ, with translation AAFLTHFFRDLNCPVEAYLPERQSEGYGLNSEAVRKIRESGANLMITADCGITGVKEVALANEIGLDVIVTDHHQVGEEGLPPAVAVLNPHRADCNYPYRFLSGVGLAFKLAIAVRKRLYMEGWPKESLPNLKRHLDLLALGTIADVAPLTGENHILTLHGLEMLSVTAKPGLVALKETAGIVGNVDARSVGFGLGPRLNAAGRLGRADSGLHLLTSTDLKEAKSLARELELTNKERKDIQEETVAEAEELFRNEVDIKKDRVIVLASEIFHPGVIGIAASRMVDKYHRPTVLIAIEGDQGKGSGRSIPKFNLFKAFTDCGEHLLQFGGHAYAAGLTIKEDQVEAFRNAMNEVGHRHLNEEDLIPEVGVDTVLRLDEIDLSFYSRLALLEPFGAENPVPCFLSQGVQFQEVKQIGKEKNHVRFRVRQGSGRIEGVGFGLAEVFDSVEVATETFDIAYEINLNTWNGREKLEIKLVDLRLADAG
- the trmD gene encoding tRNA (guanosine(37)-N1)-methyltransferase TrmD translates to MRTLRFDIVSIFPGMFESPFGDSIIQRACEEGLLDIHLHDLRDYSLNKHRKVDDTPFGGGVGMVMNVEPIARALDAVKKEVPDTRTILLSPSGQPFNQGKAWELSRLPGLTLVCGRYEGIDERVRLHYVDEVISIGDYVLTGGELPAMVLVEAVSRLLPGVLGDPESVVEESFHDGLLEYPQYTRPRDYQGFKVPEILVSGDPKKIRDWQKAEALKKTAQVRPDLLDKDKRI
- a CDS encoding M48 family metallopeptidase encodes the protein MLKTFKIILTTVFITACATTPVSERQALILIPESQEIAFGKQAYQQALKDQKESDNTHLKQVLQRVGTRIAEVSDMPKLDWEFKLIESDEKNAFALPGGKVAVYTGMLRICKNEAGLATVLSHEIAHVIARHGAQRMSQQLLISGAMIGASISLRNNTQRRIIMSALGLGVLYGITLPFSRGDEGEADQIGLIYMAKAGYDPEEAIQFWQRFSNVKKGNEPPEWASTHPADKTRIAGLKSHLSLAKYKYQNSKLKHGLGETFNLPAEKTDDTEPERPKPVPGVSVETLAP